In the Natrinema sp. CBA1119 genome, GTGACGGTGTGCCGACGCAACGGAAAGCGACGCTGTTCTGCTGGGAGTGCGACCACTCGAGCCCGGTCGACGGCGACTGGGTGTTGGAATCGAACGACCGGTACGTCGCGTACGTCTGTCCGAACTGCGAGACGACGCTGACGAAGCGGCCGCGACCGACCGAGCCGGCACGCGAACGAGCGCCGATCGTCTCGATCGCGGCGTGGCAGCGAGCGATCCGCACCTCCGCGACCGTCTGGCGGGCGACCGTCGAGATTGGCCTCTCGAGCCTGACGATACTGACCGGAGCCGGGCACGTCCCAAGTGTGCAGGCCGCTTCGGCGTAGCGACTCGATCCGCGAGATCGACGAGTTCGACGCGATCGAGGCGTGACTCGAGACGAGACCTGGAACGCGACTCGAGGGTCGATGAGTGTCCGACGAACCGGCGCCTCGAGGGTCGATGAGTGTCCGACGAACCGGCGCCTCGAGGGTCGATGAGTGTCCGACGAACCGGCGCCTCGAGGGTCGATGAGTGTCCGACGAACCGGCGCCTCGAGGGTCGATGAGTGTCCGACGAACCGGCGCCTCGAGCGACTACTACACGATTATTCATTTCTACCGGTATTTTTTCAGCCGATGTCAGCCACATACCGAGCATATCATATTATAAACTACAACCGTCCATCTGAGAGGGGATTTGCGTATATTCGCCCACAACAATAGAATTTTAATAGTGGGATTCGTTGGCTTACGCGAGTAGAAGATGACGAACGGAAATCTCACCGCTTCGGAAGAAGAGGTACTGGACGAAATCGAGGAGGAAGACATCGACTTCCTTCGGCTGCAGTTCACCGACATTCTGGGGACCGTCAAGAACGTCTCCGTGCCCGCCCGGCAGGCCGAGAAGGCGTTCACCGAAGGGATCTACTTCGACGGCTCCTCGATCGAGGGATTCGTGCGCATTCAGGAATCGGACATGCGGCTCAAGCCCGATCCCGACACGTTCGCGATCCTCCCGTGGCAAAACCGTGAGGACGGCGCATCGGCCCGAATGATCTGCGACGTCATCGACACCTCGACCGGTGAGCCCTTCGAGGGCGACCCGCGCCGCGTCCTCAAGAACGCCCTCGAGCGCGCCGACGACCTTGGATACACGGTCAACGCCGCGCCCGAACCGGAGTTCTTCCTCTTCGAGGAAGACGAGGAGGGGCGCGCGACGACGAAGACGGGCGACCACGGCGGCTACTTCGACCTCGCGCCGAAAGACCTCGCGAGCGACGTTCGACGTGACATCATCTACGGCCTTGAGGACATGGGCTTCGAGATCGAAGCGAGCCACCACGAGGTCGCCAGGGGCCAACACGAGATCAACTTCGAGTACGACGACGCGCTCTCGACGGCGGACAACGTCGGTACCTTCCGCACCGTCGTCCGCGCCATCGCCGCACAGCATGACTTGCACGCGACGTTCATGCCGAAACCGATCCCGCGCATCAACGGCTCGGGCATGCACACGCACCTCTCGCTGTTCGAGGACGGCGAGAACGCCTTCCACGACGAGGACGACGAGTTCGATCTCTCCGAAACGGCACACTCCTTCATCGCAGGGATCCTCGAGCACGCGCCGGCGATCACGGCCGTCTCGAACCCCACCGTGAACAGTTACAAGCGACTGGTGCCGGGCTACGAGGCACCGGTCTACGTCGCCTGGTCCGATCGCAACCGCTCGGCGCTGATCCGTAAACCGGCGGCCCGCGTCCCGGCGGCTTCGCGCATCGAAGCGCGCTTCCCCGACCCGTCCTGTAACCCGTACCTCGCGCTCGCGGCGCTCATCCACGCCGGCCTCGACGGAGTGGAAAAGGATCTCGACTGTCCGGACCCGGTCCGGGAGAACATCTACGAGTTCGACGAACAGAAGCGCGAAGAGTACGGCATCGACACGCTGCCGACGAACCTCGGCGAGGCTGTCGAGGCACTCGAGGAGGACGAGGTCATCTACAGCGCCCTCGGCGAGCACGTCGGACCGAAGTTCGTCGAAGCCAAAGAACAGGAGTTCGAGGACTACCTCGTCGACGTCTCCGAGTGGGAACTCGACCGCTACCTCGAGACGTTCTAACCAGCCGCCCCGAAAACGACGTGTTTCGGCGCGTCGAGCGCCGATACGCTGCCTTCCAGTTTCTGACGACACGCCGGCAGAACGAGCGCCGATCTCGTCGTCCCAGTCGT is a window encoding:
- the glnA gene encoding type I glutamate--ammonia ligase; translation: MTNGNLTASEEEVLDEIEEEDIDFLRLQFTDILGTVKNVSVPARQAEKAFTEGIYFDGSSIEGFVRIQESDMRLKPDPDTFAILPWQNREDGASARMICDVIDTSTGEPFEGDPRRVLKNALERADDLGYTVNAAPEPEFFLFEEDEEGRATTKTGDHGGYFDLAPKDLASDVRRDIIYGLEDMGFEIEASHHEVARGQHEINFEYDDALSTADNVGTFRTVVRAIAAQHDLHATFMPKPIPRINGSGMHTHLSLFEDGENAFHDEDDEFDLSETAHSFIAGILEHAPAITAVSNPTVNSYKRLVPGYEAPVYVAWSDRNRSALIRKPAARVPAASRIEARFPDPSCNPYLALAALIHAGLDGVEKDLDCPDPVRENIYEFDEQKREEYGIDTLPTNLGEAVEALEEDEVIYSALGEHVGPKFVEAKEQEFEDYLVDVSEWELDRYLETF